In one window of Pieris brassicae chromosome 10, ilPieBrab1.1, whole genome shotgun sequence DNA:
- the LOC123715164 gene encoding DNA-directed RNA polymerase I subunit rpa49-like, producing the protein MTELTPDVVYPKRSSYPMIVNFQNAYVTAEFNDTECSLFTNEDNDKKTVLTQLGDIVYTGEEESESIGKTLLIARDRKTGKVRIIEAGHVELKPVIKNDLNASQLLETSGLELSRKFGSKKQKKQMEQREKLKMNVETVTQQVEKTIANVSVDQLDTSNYENITESDDFYVPPINRTATSVEDVYDTKKIINEDDFEKILSEIEDKDCSEEILPSIQVIVDKNPTEMQKVYGIYASCLAKFFTATMRDINKKTYHICNSSVTLNSIIIQNFTTSINNKRGRPAEYKDKAFCHFVVLLLLMNNFKINMDTVCEVMKIAPRTVLSKVRVTGATQIKQGDKSVLHLKLPLQVKVFKRRK; encoded by the exons atgacAGAATTAACACCAGACGTGGTGTATCCGAAACGATCATCTTATCCGATGAtagttaattttcaaaatgcaTATGTTACGGCCGAATTTAATGATACTGAGTGTTCACTGTTTACTAATGAAGATAACGacaaaaaaactgtattaacTCAACTGGGAGATATTGTTTATACAGGAGAAGAAGAAAGTGAATCAATAGGGAAAACGTTGTTGATCGCTCGAGATCGAAAAACAGGGAAAGTTCGCATAATAGAAGCAGGTCATGTTGAATTAAAACCAGTGATTAAAAATGATCTAAATGCATCTCAACTCCTGGAGACGAGTGGATTAGAGTTAAGCCGTAAATTTGGTTCAAAGAagcagaaaaaacaaatggaaCAGAGAGAGAAATTAAAGATGAATGTCGAGACAGTTACTCAAcag gTTGAAAAAACTATAGCAAATGTTAGTGTAGATCAGCTTGATACATCTAACTATGAAAATATAACTGAATCAGATGATTTCTATGTACCACCAATAAATAGAACTGCCACAAGTGTTGAAGATGTTTATGACacaaagaaaataatcaatgaagatgattttgaaaagattttatctgAAATTGAAGATAAGGATTGTAGTGAGGAAATACTACCATCCATACAAGTTATAGTTGATAAAAATCCCACAGAAATGCAAAAAGTATATGGCATATATGCAAGTTGTCTAGCAAAATTCTTTACTGCAACTATGAGAGACATAAACAAGAAAACTTATCATATATGTAATAGTTCAGTTACACTAAACAGTatcataattcaaaattttacaacatctattaataataaacgtgGACGTCCTGCAGAGTATAAAGATAAAGCATTCTGtcattttgttgttttattacttttaatgaacaattttaaaataaatatggataCTGTGTGTGAGGTCATGAAAATTGCACCAAGGACTGTTTTAAGTAAAGTAAGAGTAACAGGAGCTACGCAAATAAAGCAAGGGGATAAAAGTGTGTTGCATCTAAAATTACCTCTACAAGTCAAAGTGTTTAAAAGAAGGAAATAG